Within the Deltaproteobacteria bacterium genome, the region TGCCTGTCGGTCAACGACGCGTTCGTCATGTACCAGTGGGGCAAGCACCTGGGCATCCAGAAGGTGTTCCTGCTGCCCGACGGCAACGGCGAGTTCACCCGCAAGATGGGGATGCTCGTCGACAAGAGCAACCTCGGGTTCGGCTATCGCTCGTGGCGCTACTCGATGGTCGTCGACGACGGCGAGATCGAGCAGATGTTCGTCGAACCCGGGTTTTCCGACAACTGCCCGACCGACTCCTTCGAGGTGTCGGACGTCGACACGATGCTGAACTATCTGCGGTCGAAGCGCTAGGAGGCTGTTGCGCATAGCCGCTGGCTGCGGTCGCGATCTGCGGGCGATCTTCGGCGTACGTCCTCGCGCCCTTCGGTACCGTATGTTGATACGCGCC harbors:
- a CDS encoding peroxiredoxin, whose amino-acid sequence is MKHRVPDVVFKTRVRDESIGGDNPFRWQDLSTQDVFGGKRVVLFALPGAFTPTCSSTHLPGYEAKHDELIALGIDEVICLSVNDAFVMYQWGKHLGIQKVFLLPDGNGEFTRKMGMLVDKSNLGFGYRSWRYSMVVDDGEIEQMFVEPGFSDNCPTDSFEVSDVDTMLNYLRSKR